The Candidatus Omnitrophota bacterium sequence CGATGATACGGCAGTATCACATGCGCTAAAGGAGAAATTTTAAGCCGGCCGTCAATATTAATCCCCCATTGGCTTAAGCTTTTAATCTCTTTATCAAGCATCTCAGGGTCAACTACCACGCCGTTTCCAATACAGCAAATCTTTCCTTTATGTAATATTCCCGAGGGGATAAGATGAAATATATACTCATTGCCCTTGACTACAACTGTATGCCCCGCATTACTCCCGCCCTGGTAGCGTGCAATATAATCAACTTTTTGCGATAGTATATCTATTACCTTACCCTTGCCTTCATCTCCCCACTGTGCGCCAACTAAAATTATATTCATTAATTTAGCCTCATA is a genomic window containing:
- a CDS encoding adenylosuccinate synthetase, which codes for MNIILVGAQWGDEGKGKVIDILSQKVDYIARYQGGSNAGHTVVVKGNEYIFHLIPSGILHKGKICCIGNGVVVDPEMLDKEIKSLSQWGINIDGRLKISPLAHVILPYHR